One Blastocatellia bacterium DNA window includes the following coding sequences:
- the pdxS gene encoding pyridoxal 5'-phosphate synthase lyase subunit PdxS yields the protein MNQDSFRVKVGLAEMLKGGVIMDVTSAEQAVIAEEAGAVAVMALERVPADIRAEGGVARMASPKKIREIMSAVSIPVMAKVRIGHFAEAQVLEALGVDFIDESEVLTPADEEHHIDKHQFKVPFVCGARDLGEALRRIGEGAAMIRTKGEAGSGNIVEAVRHLRAVCGAIRQLTVLPPEELMAESKRLGAPYELVRWVAEHGRLPVPNFAAGGIATPADAALCMQLGAESVFVGSGIFKSADPAARARAIVKATAHYRDPQAVLEASEELGEAMRGLDIAKLAQEERLQTRGW from the coding sequence ATGAATCAAGATTCGTTCCGCGTCAAAGTGGGTCTTGCCGAGATGCTCAAAGGCGGCGTCATCATGGATGTGACCAGTGCCGAGCAGGCGGTAATTGCCGAGGAAGCGGGCGCCGTCGCTGTGATGGCGCTGGAACGTGTTCCGGCTGATATTCGCGCTGAAGGCGGCGTTGCTCGCATGGCTTCGCCCAAGAAGATTCGCGAGATCATGAGCGCCGTGTCCATCCCGGTGATGGCCAAAGTGCGGATCGGGCATTTCGCTGAAGCCCAAGTGTTGGAAGCGCTCGGTGTTGACTTTATTGATGAGAGCGAAGTTCTCACGCCGGCTGATGAAGAACATCACATAGACAAACATCAGTTCAAGGTTCCGTTCGTTTGTGGAGCGCGTGATTTGGGCGAGGCGTTGCGACGAATCGGTGAAGGGGCGGCGATGATCCGCACCAAGGGTGAGGCCGGATCGGGCAATATCGTTGAGGCCGTGCGGCATCTGCGGGCGGTGTGCGGAGCGATTCGTCAGTTGACTGTGCTGCCGCCGGAGGAGTTGATGGCTGAGAGTAAACGTCTCGGCGCGCCCTACGAGCTGGTTCGCTGGGTGGCCGAACATGGGCGATTGCCCGTTCCCAATTTTGCTGCCGGCGGCATTGCCACGCCCGCTGACGCTGCATTGTGCATGCAACTGGGCGCCGAGTCCGTGTTTGTTGGTTCAGGGATTTTCAAGTCAGCGGACCCGGCTGCGCGTGCCCGCGCCATTGTCAAGGCCACTGCTCATTATCGTGATCCACAGGCTGTCTTAGAAGCCAGTGAAGAGCTGGGTGAAGCCATGCGCGGGTTGGATATTGCCAAACTCGCTCAAGAGGAACGATTGCAAACGCGCGGCTGGTGA